The following coding sequences lie in one Sorghum bicolor cultivar BTx623 chromosome 6, Sorghum_bicolor_NCBIv3, whole genome shotgun sequence genomic window:
- the LOC8086490 gene encoding protein FAR1-RELATED SEQUENCE 1 — translation MTSTQRSESANHMLKQFIQRSSPMHIFVSKFSEFQNDRKEQEDTEVHFTKQMQRKRRIGVPLERHAEEVYTRAMYERLYNELYRAGSYVMKGRDKADGYLVVHYKELGTADERIFVVTDEGDFVNCSCGLYNHMGMLCRHALKVLMHQDRVKLPSGNILDRWRRDVLEDPGNGRDDGVESSSIESTAYIQKKLMVRRVLAMAGVDAALDESGYKEALEALDKIISLRKDQKLGEQAVISGDGSIKPTCCPNRPKKKGRPCSTSLKSYETNLKKQKRTEQGKKRYTSSTSEDEENPMSGKTKALNEIK, via the exons ATGACGAGCACGCAACGGAGTGAGAGCGCAAACCACATGTTGAAACAATTCATCCAGCGCTCTTCGCCTATGCACATCTTTGTGAGCAAGTTCAGTGAGTTTCAGAATGACAGAAAGGAGCAGGAGGACACGGAAGTACACTTCACAAAACAG ATGCAGAGGAAGAGAAGGATTGGCGTTCCACTGGAGAGGCATGCGGAAGAAGTATACACCAGAGCAATGTACGAGCGACTGTACAACGAGCTATACCGAGCAGGAAGCTACGTAATGAAAGGGAGGGACAAGGCTGATGGGTACTTAGTGGTGCACTACAAGGAGTTGGGAACCGCGGATGAGAGAATATTCGTGGTAACGGACGAGGGTGACTTTGTGAACTGCAGCTGCGGCCTGTACAATCATATGGGAATGCTCTGCAGACACGCACTAAAG GTGTTGATGCACCAAGACAGGGTGAAGTTGCCATCCGGTAACATACTTGATCGTTGGAGAAGAGATGTTCTAGAAGATCCAGGAAACGGAAGGGATGACGGGGTGGAGTCTAGTAGCATCGAAAGCACGGCATACATCCAGAAGAAATTGATGGTTCGGAGAGTACTAGCCATGGCTGGTGTGGATGCAGCATTAGACGAATCAGGTTATAAGGAAGCTCTGGAAGCACTTGACAAGATAATTTCATTGAGGAAGGATCAGAAATTGGGGGAACAGGCGGTGATCAGTGGGGATGGAAGCATAAAACCAACTTGTtgcccaaatagaccaaagaagAAAGGTCGTCCTTGTAGCACGAGCCTGAAGTCTTACGAGACTAACTTGAAGAAGCAGAAAAGAACAGAGCAAGGCAAGAAAAGATATACTAGTTCAACTTCAGAAGATGAGGAGAACCCCATGAGTGGGAAGACGAAGGCACTAAATGAGATAAAATAG
- the LOC110436128 gene encoding uncharacterized protein LOC110436128, translated as MIAKWASFFAPPYLYSNFSTYNLVIAPLLIGEQWLCFAFDMDTKHVSIFHPGRPLAAQRSFVGQWYFQVQKMLIGLSLPYGQHFQSRASPLVKWKIDYYRWNGRITGKWFHGFLVAVFALYLDGVAAETPDPSMNPEYSVKWTLCRLLLDRPMNPLRPEGWFGSSP; from the exons ATGATTGCTAAATGGGCTTCCTTTTTTGCCCCACCTTACCTTTATTCCAACTTTTCTACTTATAACTTG GTGATTGCACCTTTGCTCATCGGCGAGCAGTGGTTATGCTTTGCCTTTGATATGGATACAAAGCATGTTTCAATTTTCCATCCTGGCAGGCCCCTTGCTGCTCAACGCAGTTTTGTTGGTCAGTGGTACTTCCAGGTTCAAAAGATGCTTATCGGACTTAGTCTTCCATATGGGCAACATTTTCAGAGTCGCGCTTCCCCACTCGTTAAGTGGAAAATAGATTATTATCGCTGGAATGGGCGCATTACTGGGAA GTGGTTCCATGGCTTCCTAGTTGCTGTGTTTGCATTGTATTTAGATGGTGTGGCTGCAGAAACTCCGGACCCTTCAATG aaccctgagtactcggTCAAGTGGACCTTGTGTCGCCTTCTTCTGGATAGGCCGATGAACCCACTGCGCCCCGAAGGCTGGTTCGGAAGCAGCCCATAG